TATCCTGTCTTCGTACTTTTGGGCATATATCTTAATTTATTCCTTAACTGTTAACTGATAAGTCGAGGTCCCCATGTAGATATGCATTTCAAATATCGTATGGTGCATCCTCAATAGTAGGATGAtctttgtattgaaatttttgattcaaaggTGATTGATCTGGCATTTGCTTAAGTATGAACATGTGTTAAAATTTGGGACTCTCTAgtcaacatatttttcttttttttgcaTTTAGATTTTTACGTTTTCACATGCTACTTCCATCTAAGCTTTTTGAAGACATTTCTTGGTGTGTTTCCATATGGTATCTCCATTCCATTTACATTTGGTTgttcgtttttattttgtatacttTATGTTTACCGATTTCCATTCATTAAGTTCAATTCTCCTCTTTTTGGTCTTTACGTTGAATTTATTGGTGACTTTTTGTATCTTTTGTGTAGCTTCTTCCACATTCATGTTTGGTATATCCTATGTATATAGTAGACACAGTACTGGGTCAAGCACGCTCCCTTATGACACCACTACTTTTACGATTTAGTAACAAAGACagataaatacaaatagcactttgttttttttattatcggAGTGGTGTTTCCAAATCAGCACTCATCATTCTTATCactctttttattaaaaaataacagttactCAAATTATgcacataaacaaaaaaaaatacactaCAACTTCCCAAAAATCAGATTGATAATAACGCAAATGAAACGACGTTACCAAAACTAAATTTTGTGTTTAGACCAaagattgttaataaaaatatattgagataaAAATACTCACACTTTTTATGTACTTTTTGTAATAACGTTCGTACATTTCATCGTTAATAAGTTcccttaattgaaaaaatcttgGTTGTGGTTCTTTACATGGGTACCTATTAACTGATACAGAGGAGATATGTTCAGAAAATAACTCTATATCTGTTAAATTCCTACCAGATACTACTccgaaaataaataatgatataaatattaattcagATACAACCATTTTTACGCTAAGATTATAAACAGTATAAATTCAATGTTCAATCCGATATCATTTTATAGCTTTGTATATCATTATTGTTTACAGTTGACATGTT
The window above is part of the Diorhabda sublineata isolate icDioSubl1.1 chromosome 3, icDioSubl1.1, whole genome shotgun sequence genome. Proteins encoded here:
- the LOC130441118 gene encoding uncharacterized protein LOC130441118; this encodes MVVSELIFISLFIFGVVSGRNLTDIELFSEHISSVSVNRYPCKEPQPRFFQLRELINDEMYERYYKKYIKSIRPYGTVLHRCEFSGCCVIFNQTCRAKEEKLSILTFYNAVRDQYFQIKASNNTMCACY